In a genomic window of Styela clava chromosome 7, kaStyClav1.hap1.2, whole genome shotgun sequence:
- the LOC144411683 gene encoding pyrophosphatase PpaX-like isoform X2 — translation MWAPWCEETAERLEKASGKTLSDVFYDFVNYDKKSQKFGRSKLAHDTNAVLKDQLAEILNKQHGINLDDANSFISYAWTDTFSTGDSHTNAVKPLGDVRTIFQTLKEYGIKVAVCTSDTRPSAKLALKSLGVADIVDRLVCGDDPDNTPKPAPDNVHMICKDLDVKVEDAVMIGDTHFDTVMGRDSKCGTVIGVLTGQVDESELDDAHYVVNSIDEALPILLKNSAK, via the exons ATGTGGGCACCATGGTGTGAAGAAACTGCTGAAAG ATTAGAAAAAGCTTCTGGAAAGACACTATCTGAtgttttttatgattttgttAACTATGACAAGAAATCTCAAAAATTTGGTCGAAGTAAATTAGCACACGACACAAATGCTGTATTGAAAGATCAATTAGCTGAAATTCTT aataaacAACATGGAATAAATCTTGATGATGCAAACTCATTCATTTCTTATGCTTGGACGGATACATTCTCTACCGGGGATTCCCATACCAATGCTGTCAAACCATTAGGAGATGTTCGaacaatatttcaaactttAAA aGAGTATGGCATTAAAGTAGCTGTATGTACTTCTGACACAAGACCGAGCGCAAAATTAGCTTTGAAATCGCTTGGTGTTGCTGATATAGTAGATAGATTGGTTTGTGGTGATGATCCTGATAACACTCCAAAACCCGCACCCGATAATGTTCATATGATTTGTAAAGATCTTGATGTTAAAGTGGAAGATGCTGTTATGATAG GTGATACTCATTTCGATACCGTCATGGGCAGGGATAGTAAATGCGGAACAGTGATTGGGGTTTTGACAGGACAAGTTGATGAATCTGAGCTTGATGATGCACATTATGTTGTTAATTCAATTGATGAAGCTCTGCCTATTCTTCTAAAAAACTCTGCCAAATAG
- the LOC144411683 gene encoding putative pyrophosphatase PpaX isoform X1 — MNNHHLARKLLIQSSLIFRFSNVKRVSLLRVAYPCYSSTSSERPQCKLVIFDKDGTLTCFDSMWAPWCEETAERLEKASGKTLSDVFYDFVNYDKKSQKFGRSKLAHDTNAVLKDQLAEILNKQHGINLDDANSFISYAWTDTFSTGDSHTNAVKPLGDVRTIFQTLKEYGIKVAVCTSDTRPSAKLALKSLGVADIVDRLVCGDDPDNTPKPAPDNVHMICKDLDVKVEDAVMIGDTHFDTVMGRDSKCGTVIGVLTGQVDESELDDAHYVVNSIDEALPILLKNSAK, encoded by the exons AAGAGTATCTTTGTTGCGTGTTGCTTACCCATGTTACTCTTCAACTTCATCAGAAAGGCCTCAATGCAAGCTGGTTATCTTTGACAAAGATGGAACACTCACATGCTTTGATTCTATGTGGGCACCATGGTGTGAAGAAACTGCTGAAAG ATTAGAAAAAGCTTCTGGAAAGACACTATCTGAtgttttttatgattttgttAACTATGACAAGAAATCTCAAAAATTTGGTCGAAGTAAATTAGCACACGACACAAATGCTGTATTGAAAGATCAATTAGCTGAAATTCTT aataaacAACATGGAATAAATCTTGATGATGCAAACTCATTCATTTCTTATGCTTGGACGGATACATTCTCTACCGGGGATTCCCATACCAATGCTGTCAAACCATTAGGAGATGTTCGaacaatatttcaaactttAAA aGAGTATGGCATTAAAGTAGCTGTATGTACTTCTGACACAAGACCGAGCGCAAAATTAGCTTTGAAATCGCTTGGTGTTGCTGATATAGTAGATAGATTGGTTTGTGGTGATGATCCTGATAACACTCCAAAACCCGCACCCGATAATGTTCATATGATTTGTAAAGATCTTGATGTTAAAGTGGAAGATGCTGTTATGATAG GTGATACTCATTTCGATACCGTCATGGGCAGGGATAGTAAATGCGGAACAGTGATTGGGGTTTTGACAGGACAAGTTGATGAATCTGAGCTTGATGATGCACATTATGTTGTTAATTCAATTGATGAAGCTCTGCCTATTCTTCTAAAAAACTCTGCCAAATAG